Genomic DNA from Canis lupus dingo isolate Sandy chromosome 4, ASM325472v2, whole genome shotgun sequence:
AagtctggacttcaagttatattatgaagctgcagtaatcaaaacagtttgatactggcagaaaaatagacacatagattgatagaacagaaaatgcagaaatgaacCTATAACTATATTGTCAATAAATCttcaataaagcaagaaagaatatccaatgagaaaatgatagtctcttcaataaatcgtgttgggatccctgggtggctcagcggtttagcgcctgcctttggcccagggcgcgatcctggagacccgggatcgaatcccacattgggcttcctgtgcatggagcctgcttctccctctgcctatgtctctgcctctctctctctgtgtgactatcataaataaataaaaattaaaaaaaaataaataaatcgtgttgggaaaactggatagcaacatgcaaaataatgaaactggatcactttcttttaccatacacaaaaattaattcaaaatggattaaacacctaaATGTGTGACCTAGAACCAttaaattctagaggagaacacagacaataacctctttgacattggctatagcaacttcttcctagatgtgtctcctgaggcaacggaaacaaaagcaaaaataaactattgggaatatatcaaattaaaaagattctgcacagcaaaggaaacaatcaacaaaactaaaaggtaacctatgggatgggagaagatTTTGTAAATGGCATATCTGGTAAACGGttagtatctgaaatatataaagaacatataaaactCAAGGCACAAAAagtgaataatccaattaagaaatgggcagaagacatgaatagacatttttccaaagaagacatccagatggccaaagacacatgaaaaaatgttcaacatcactcatcatcagggaaatgcaaatcaaaaacacaatgagatattattctATACCtatcacaatggctaaaatcaacaacacaagaaacagcaggtgttggcaaggatatggagaaaggagaaccctcttgcatagttggtgggaatgcaaactggtgcaatcactctggaaaatagtatggaggttcctcaaatagttaaaaatagaactactctgtAATCCAGAAATTGTGCTACTAggcatttactcaaagaatacaaaaatagtaattcaaaagggttacatgcaccccaatgttcatagcagaattatctacaataaccaaattatggaaacagcccaaatgtccatcacctgatgagtggataaagaatatgtggaatatacaatggaatattactcagccataaacaagaatgaaatcttgccatttgcaacaaaatgcaTGGATCTAGAGAATTATGCTCTAGTTATGCTCTagtgaatgaagtaagtcagtcagagaaagacaaataccatatgatttcattcatatgtggaatataggaaacaAAGGATCAacaggaataaaaagagagacaaatcaagaaatagattcttaattATACAGAACCAATGGTGActaaaggggaaggaaggggggataAGTGAAATAGGTGATCGGGATTAaagaatgcacttgtgatgagctccAGGTGATATatgaaattgctgaatcactatattgtatacctcatacaaatattacactgtatgttagccaactggaattaaaatttaaaacttttatggggcacctgggtggttcagtcagttaagcatccaactcttgattttggctcaagtcatgatctcagggtcatgagatccagccccatgttgggctctatatTCAACATGCTTTAGATTCCCTCtatctttgcccctcccccttctgtttaaaaataagaaatttaaaactttaaacaataaacagataaaaaataaaaatctctttagttttgccaaaacaattttggggatttttaaaaggaattttaataaggaaataaaaattataaaagtaaagaaacagaGGCATTCACATGCACAGAGTTCTCGtgtcaaccaaaagaaaaagaaaaaaaaaggccaaaacaAAGACTGGTTTGGCTGATGCAGCTTTACAATGTTTTGCAAGGTGTTTTGAGGTGAATTATCCCTAATAAAGACATGTTAAAGATAGGATCTTTATGGAggtaatgaagttaaaatgaggtcgTTAATGTGAACCTTAATCTAATATGACTGAGGCCTTACCCTTAAGTAGGTGAATATAATTAAGGAGTAGGGAGCGTTATTTCAATTGATACCCTATGTGAACCAGAAATAGCAACTTTACCTGTAAACCCCTACCCTAAAGACCTTaatttcagctcttttttttagCAACTTTTTCTTCTACCCCTTTTGTAAACTCCTCTTCCACTTCAAGAGACAGGAACATCAATATATTGACAATCCTCTCAAAGTCCAAAAAGCTATTCAGCTAGGCCTTCTTCCCTGTGAAAGGGGAAGAATCATTCTTCCTACTGGTGGCCGTAGGTCCTGGTGGCAaagacaggggtggggaggagaggcaagagAACCTCAGAGCAGAGGGGCACTAGGGAGGTGGGTTGTGTGGCCCAGGATGGAGACAGAAAGTTGGAGGAACAGACCCAGCAAGGGGACTCATCACCTCACAACTGACTAGGGCTTACATTTCATTCTTGcctgttgaaaagaaaaacaatgtaagTACTTACAGTAAATTAAGTTTGACATCTTCCTTCAGAAGAGAAGTGTCCTAATTTCCACCACATGCAGAGAACAGCTGGGTGCTCCCTCATTGCTCCCTAATTACTGATTAATATACACAATGGTCTAATCGCTCCACCCTATTTGGGGGTAATTTTGATTATTGCTTTATCAGACTTGAAGGGAGTTTCCTGGGGCTTTATTTACGCCATACTTCACCCTCCAGTCAGGAGGATATACTCCAGTCACAGCAAGGGAACTACTGTAAATGCCTAATGCAAGAAGAGGCTAGAAAGCTTTGTAACAACCCTGGTACTATCAAAATGCAACCAATCTCTAAAAAAATCGCTGTGTGTGCCCATATTCCAAAAAAGGGAACATAGTAAACTGCATAACTATAACCTTGTTCTCTGGTTTGAAATGAAACATTCAAATGTGACTCAGGACACATCTGCCCTGATTGAAAAAGGGTTTTGGAAATCACAGTTTATCTTGTCCCAGTGGTGGAAACTACTCTGTCCTCTCCTTTTACAGGGACCCTCACTGGCAGACCAGTGGATGAGAAATGGGCAGGGTCTTAGCCAAGGTTCtctggaaaaacagaaagaataataTTATACATGTTTTATACCTCTATATAGAGATTATGAAGAATTGGCCCACATATTTATGGtagctgagaagtcccatgatctgctgTCTGAAAGCCAGTGGCATAATTCCAGTACAAGTCTGAAGTTCTGAGAACCAGGGGAGTCAAGAGTGTAGATTCTAGTCCAAGAGTAGGGTAAGATCAGTACCTCAACTCAAGCAGGGGTTGGGGTGGTGAGGTGGTGGGGCTTGTTCTATTTACACCCTCAACCAATTAGATGATGCCCTCCCCACTGGGGAGGGCAATCTTCTGAGTCCACAGATTCAAATGCTAATGCCATCTAGAAACACCCTCACAAGACACTCCCAGAAATTATTATGTTTAATCTGGGCACTCCATATCATGATCaaattgatacataaaattaactgttACAGGCAGTGTAGCCCCCTGTGCAGGACTCCCCAGTACTTTGGTAGGTGACACAAAATGGATCCTCAAATATGCCTGTATAATATGAATCAAATGAATGTTACCATAATTATGGGGCTTTTGGTAAGTCTGCAAATTATGCTGATTTGTATTTTGTATGTAATtctactaaaattatttttaagtgattaagTGATTCTAACAGAAAATAGCATTTGCCCTTCCAAAATTGGGCCAGAGTATTACTTTTGAGATAACAGGGGGATAGGATATGTTATCAGCCCACTTTGGGGATCCTCAAAGTGGATCACACACTATCAGTGCATTTTCTCTCCTGAAATTGAGTGGTGTAGTTGAATGAACAGGTCTTCAGAGGATTTAGCACAGGAGCAAGCATGAAATCACCTAATCCCAGCCTTGCTGGCATATTCCCCAGGGACTCATCCTTGATCCTCTGTGGCACTGGGGTGACTGGTATACCAGTCTagtatgggtgcctgggtgaacCTTCAGATGTCTTAAATCAGTTTCTGACTTATATGTTCTTTCTTAATTATGCAAACATACAACCTCAACAGAGAATGCAATCCCACCAGGATAAGCTGTTCCTCAGACTCCCCACCAATCAATCCAAGGAGGCCACTGCTTGgcactgcttctctctgcctcccaacTCACCTTTGTATCTCAAGTACATGGACTGGCCTTGTTGACATTCCTGACACTCTGACAAGTAACAATTACGTAGCAAGTTTTGTAATAAGCATTGTACACACATTATCTTATTTCCAAATCATACCTGTTGGTTGAGGTAAGTATTACTATCCCCACCTCACAGACGTAAAAGTTGTAACTCACCGACagaggtcacagagctaggaaataaTGACTTAGAATTTGTATTCACTTTCATTCATTGCCAAAATCCAAATAACCACTACACAGATCTGCCCCCAAGCATTAGCAAAAAGAGCAACTCTCCTTGATCTTTCTCTGCTTTAGAGAATAGCATTTGTAAGTCTAGCAGGGGGACTGGCCTTTGAACTCCTGAAATATAACACACATCACTTCCTTTCTTATACTTGCAATCACATATATAGTTACTTGAAGGAAAACTACCTAAAGGTTATGAGTCTGAGCCACATTTTCAAGGGGCTCAGCCTTAGGACATGGCCACTAAATGAAAGTACATTCACTGGTTCATTCTTACTCACTGAACACGGAGTACACAATGCCTAAGGCAATCAGGAtgcaatgaaaaataagtaagagGCCATTAGAATCCAACATGCCAAGTCCTGTGAGCAAGTAAATGGGGTGTGTCAGGCCAATGGCCAAACCCAGTGAGAAGATGTCAGGAAGCCACATCCCACTCAGGAGGGCAGAGTCTGGCATTTCTTCAATGTTATCTGTTAACACATGGTTAATAAGTCATCCAATTTACCCCAGAAGATATATGCTTAGTTGTTCTCTTCTATGAGTTGACAAGAATTAGAGATACCTGTGTATACATTCTCAGTGCTTTGGTTAACACTTTTGTTGACTTGGGAAATGTTTTCATATGACAAATATTGGGCTAAACATAATCCAAAGACTTATTTTGAGAAAAGCCATTGAGGACAGTTTTCATGTTCCTGCTTCACCAGGGCGGAGTATATCTATCCATTCTTCAATCTCTTAGAATGCCTGTAGGACCGGCCTGATGCTATGGCCCAAACAATGGCCAGAACATGTAAACATGTTGAGGAGAACAATAATGTGGAAACCAAGCAAATAAGAAACTCccatatatttgtgaaaatatgtCTAAAACATAGGCAAGTGATGAGAGATTTTGAAATATCCATAAGAAGCAAAATGCCTTTGGGGAATTCATGTTGCAATCCACATTTTCACTTAGGTCCTGTTGGGGAACCCAGTAGGACGACTCTGGCAAATAAAAGCCTTGGAATTTGTCAAGAAAAGACTCTAGTGATGGAACTCTCTCTTAGGATCAGGGAAAGGCTCTAAATcaggttttttttggggggggcggggcggggcggggatcAAGGTTAAATTTATCTCAAATTTCAAGTCAGGCTGTAATTGTCCAATGATTTCTTGTGAAAGCTTAGAACCATAAAGGTGACAGGGGTCCTTAAAAGACCTCAACAGTGTTGACTGAGTGCTCTTTGGTTAAGCACTGTGCCACACACTTGACATAGAATATCGCATATAACCCTCACTACTACTAGgagatattattcccattttacagaaaagaaaactgagtttcCAAAAGGTTGTAACTTATCCAGAATGCATAGCTTATAAGGGCAGAGCTCAGATTCATACCCAAATGTGCAAAATTCTAGAGGATGGTCTTTTGAAGTCAATAAGCTACTATAATAAGTGCTACATTGAGCAACTTTGGGGAAGCCTCTTTAGCTAAAAGGGCCCATATTTTTCCTGAGCTCGGAATTGCCTGGATTGCAATGTTTAAAGTGATGCAGCTGCGGACTATGGCCTCAAGCAAATGAAGCTGGAAGAATCATCCTTTCCGAAGGAGCCCCACCTGCATGCCATACGGGTGTGCACCTGAAACCAGTTCCTTCTGTATAAAAAGAAACCTCGTGGAGCGTGGGGAGGTCAGGTTCCTGGGAGACTGAGCAGGTCTTAGGGCCAGTGGAGGCTCCTAGTGGCGCTATGCGGCAGCTGCAGATCATCTTGCTCTGTTTTTCCTGGTCTCTTGCGTTGAGCGGCCACCCTGAGCCTGAGGCACCAGATGATCTGGGTGAGCTCCACTGTGGGCTCCGGGGTCTCCGGTTCACTGTAAACCTGAGCCAGGGGACAGCGACTCCTACGCTAATAGCTTGGGGTAAGTTTGATGGCTTATCCCTGTCGCTTCCCCTCCTAACACTCTTCCCCCTTTGGTAAACTGCAGCCTCTTCTCCAGATTGAATCATCTAAAATACAACTTCTCCCCTGAATCAGAGTCCCCTCTTGTTCCTCTCTCTTATTGCTGCTGCCCCTTGGGGTCTGGCGGCAAAGCTAGCTGTCCCTTGCCAGCACTGAGGACGGTGGGGACTGACCACCTGTGCTTCTTGTTCCTTGCTGCCCTCCAGATGACCACGGGCTGCCACGCAGGCTGCAGAATGACTCTGGCTGTGGTACCTGGGTGAAGGAGGGCCCAGGAAGCTCCATGGTGTTAGAAGCCTCTTATGATGGCTGCTATGTCACCGAGTGGGTGAGGACGACTCGATCACCAGAAATGCCGAGACCCCGTGTGTCACCATCAGGGGTGTCTCCCCAGGACCCCCACTATGTCATGCTGGTTGGAGTTGAAGGAGCAGATGTGGCTGGACGCAACATGGTTACAAAGACACAGCTGCTCAGGTGTCCTATGGATCCCCCAGGTAAGGGCTGGGAACTTTCAGGTTCTGGGTGGTGCTGAGCAGCCCTGGGAAGTGCTCTTAAGCCTCGTTACCTGCTCTGTGCAGCAACAGTGACATGAAGGACTATCCTCCAGCTCCCCAGCACATGCAGTTCTTAAGATAACCACCGCTTGAGCAGTTACATTACTCAGTATGAGGCACTGTAGAGAGTATTTCAAGGTCTCCTCCTACTCCTAAGCAGTGCCAGATATGCctttgctgccccccccccccaaaactgGTGGGCTCTGGTGAGTGGCAGAGTTGGGATTCAAACAAGAATTGGCCAAAACCCAGGAGCTCCTCTGTCTTGAGAAGCATAGGGAAGGAAGCTAAAGCTATTAAGGGTACTTGGCAAATGTGTCCAAGAAGCAACATTGCCCTGAAAATAGGGCTCAGCCCTTTCTGCTGGAGGCTACTTGATCACTTAACTGAGGAATCAGTAGGAAGTGTGACTCCCCAGCTTCAGCAAATCTGTTCTTGCCACCTACAAGCCCTACCTTGAAGTCCTAACAGATTCAAACCTGTAGTTCACTCTTCTCCTCTGCCTTGTACCCAAAATATAACCCAGAATGGTAACACTgataaaatgcagaatttcaaTCCCCACACTAGACCCGCTGTACCAGAACTTGAGTTTCAGAAAGATCCCCCAGTAACTCACAGTACACGAAGATGGAGAAGCACCATTAGAGAACAGAAAGAATTCTTTGCTTGAAGGAAAAAGGAGCCTCAATGCTTCTACTGATCTTGCTGGTATCCTCTTTTCTCAAAGTACTAATTTCAAGGGActtaatatttacttaattttctgCAACTTAATTGCTAGTACATAACAGGGACCTACCCTGATCACCAGGACATATCTATggaatttttaatactttgtaattttttttttttaagacccaaCTTTGTTATCTAGCTTGAGTTACTCTCCTGATCAAAACAGAGCCCTAGATGTTCCAAATGCTGATCTGTGTGACTTTGTCCCAGTGTGGGACAGGCTGCCATGTGTTCCTTCACCCATCACTGAAGAAGACTGCAAGAAGATTGGTTGCTGCTACAATTTGGAGGTGAATTTCTGTTATTATGGAAACACAGGTGAGTTGCTGCATTTCTGAAACCAGCTGGAGAAAAGTACCAATAACTTGCAACTAAACCCTGAGAAGGtgatcttccctcctccccaactcCCCAGAAGACAAATGTTAAAGATAAGTAATGCGTAAGTAATGAGTGAATCCTAGAGTACTTGACCCTAAGTGATTACTTTCTAAAGCCTTGCTTTGTCAATTCCCCAGAAACCAAAATATTCAATGAACTCAAGAAGCTAAGTCTTGCAAAACAATAATGAATTCACAGAAACTTAAAGCCATCAGCCACGTTGGGAAAAGGCTAAGTGTCTCAagagcctcctttaaaaaaaaaaaaaaaaaaaacaacaacagaaaaacaaaaacaaaaaaactgctttctgtgtgtctcaaatcctactttaaggttttctaatataaaatatgtaaatgccATATTCTAAGCTCTGAATGCTGAGGTGTAAAAGCAAGTACTATTATCCCCATCTTATAAATGAAGCTATAGCAAAAAGGACAGAAGCTTTGCCTAAAGTTGCTCCGGAAGTGGCAGAGGCAGCATTCAGACCCAGGGGCTCATCCAGGTGCTTGTTCAGTGCTCCAGTTAAGCTCTGGACAGCTGAACTTGCACAGGTGCCACTGAGTAGGACTGCCAGCCTCTCAGGGGGAGGGATCAGAACTATCTAAATACCTAACTGGCTCCATAACAGGAGGGATGACCTGCTTTCAGCACAGCCACTCTGGTTTTTCAGTGACCTCCCACTGTACCCAAGATGGCTACTTCTACATCGCTGTGTCTCGGAATGTGACCTCACCCCCACTTCTCTTGAATTCTGTGCGCTTGGCCTTCAGGAATGATGTGGAATGTACCCCTGTGATGGCAACACACACTTTTGCCCTATTCTGGTTTCCATTTAACTCCTGTGGTACCACAAGACGGGTAAGAACAGTTCACCTTGGGGTCTGTTCCTAACTCTAAAAGTCAGACAGAAATGTCCTAGTGACTGGAGGGAGAGGTGGAATATCTTAGCCATGGAGGATACAGCTGACCACTGCCTGATGTGTAGGATGGTCTCTAGGACATAATGCCTCATCACTGAGACAGCAGAAATCTCCCCTGGTGTGCAACTAAGATCACAGCTGTGCTCCCACAAGGGGCTGGCGCTCCTACCAAGCCATAGATAAgaggaaaaatagtttttttgCCACATTGCTCTGGTAAGCAGGGACATTGGTTGACCTTGTCCATGTTCCCAAGTACTCCAAGCCCCTATTGTCTGATCCTGAGCTAAGGTGAAGTGATAATGTCCCAGGTTACTAAATGCCACCTGCTCTTGCCTCTGTTCAAGGAACAGAAAGTGCAGCCTGAAACTGAGTAGCACTGCTGACTGCTGTCCCCATACTTCTAGATCACTGGAGACCAGGCAGTATATGAAAATGAGCTGGTTGCAGCTAGAGATGTTAGAACTTGGAGCCATGGTTCTATCACCCGTGACAGTATTTTCAGGTAAAGGGTCTCAGTTAAGCTGACCCTGCTTGACTGGAATGATTTCCCTTCCATAAACCAGGAACTCTAGGGTAAGCCCTGAATCCACAGAACCTCTCAGGACAAGAGAACCTGTCTTCTGCCTTGGTGACCCAATTTCACTGACCATTATTTGATCAAGTCTCCTTGCATCACTGCCACTGAGTTCACTTAAGCCCCAAACTCCCTGGACTCCTACTTCACTTAcctggatttcctttttcttgtttttgcctTCTCCCTTCTACCTCCACAGTCCATGGTATAGCAAAAAGAATCCCCTTAACACCTCAGAGGATTGCACACTTAACATTTCTTCATTGTCTTGCCATAGCTTAAACTTGACCTCATGAACATAACCTGAGGAACCTTGCATGAAACACCTCCTACTTTCCTCTGCAGCCCAACCTCCTTGGAtgccctccatccctccctcactGTTCCCCCAACCCCAGACAGAGGTCCCTTAAAGATTATATAGAAGGACAAACTCTGGTCTCCGTTCTCTGTTCTGTCAGCTGTTGCTCTCCCTACTCTTACCTCTGTTGCTACTTCTCCTCCATGTCTACTCCCTGCGGGCTCTTCCCTGACTACCCCATCTATAGAAAGTACACGTTTCTCCCAGTGCTACATCAATTGTTtgcatggttcttttttttttttttttttttttttttttatgatagtcacacagagagagagagagagagagagaggcacagacacaggcagagggagaagcaggctccatgcacctgggagcccgacgtgggattcgatcccgggtctccaggatcgcgcccccagccaaaggcaggcgctaaaccgctgcgccacccagggatccccctgtttgcATGGTTCTTATAATTCCAACTCC
This window encodes:
- the ZP4 gene encoding zona pellucida sperm-binding protein 4 — protein: MRQLQIILLCFSWSLALSGHPEPEAPDDLGELHCGLRGLRFTVNLSQGTATPTLIAWDDHGLPRRLQNDSGCGTWVKEGPGSSMVLEASYDGCYVTEWVRTTRSPEMPRPRVSPSGVSPQDPHYVMLVGVEGADVAGRNMVTKTQLLRCPMDPPALDVPNADLCDFVPVWDRLPCVPSPITEEDCKKIGCCYNLEVNFCYYGNTVTSHCTQDGYFYIAVSRNVTSPPLLLNSVRLAFRNDVECTPVMATHTFALFWFPFNSCGTTRRITGDQAVYENELVAARDVRTWSHGSITRDSIFRLRVSCSYSISSNAFPVNVHVFTFPPPHSETQPGPLTLELKIAKDKHYGSYYTACDYPVVKLLRDPIYVEVSIRHRTDPHLGLLLHYCWATPSRNPQHQPQWLMLVKGCPYTGDDYQTQLIPVQKVLDPPFPSYYQRFSIFTFSFVDSVTKWALRGPVYLHCSASVCQPAGTPSCMITCPVARRRRNSNIHFQNHTASISSKGPMILLRATKDSEKLHKYSSFPVDSQTLWMAGLSGTLIVGALLVSYLAIRK